TACCGCCATCACACCGCCGAAGGCAAGCCACTGGGCCATCTGGCCAAGGTGGGCGCATTCTCCACACACACTGTGGTGTCGACGAATTCGCTGGTCAAAATCGAGCCGCACCTGCCGCTGGCGCCCAGCGCGCTGCTGTCCTGCGCGATTCCGACCGGCTTCGGCTCGGTGGCCAACCGCTCCAATATGCGACCGGGCGACACCGTCGTCGTGATCGGTGTCGGCGGAATCGGCACGGGCGCGATTCAGGGCGCCCGGGTCGGCGGTGCCGCACACATCGTCGCCGTCGATCCGGTGGAATTCAAACAGAAGTCGGCGTTGCAGTTCGGTGCCACCCATACCGCCGCAACCGCGCTCGAGGCGATGGATCTGGTGCGCGACCTGACCTACGGAGTCATGGCGGACGCCGTCGTGGTCTCGCCATCTCTGATCGTCGCCGAGGATGTCCGGGACGCGGTGCGGCTCACCCGCAAGGGCGGGACCTGCGTGCTCACGGGCATGACCTCGCAGTTGACCAGCTCAGTCAAGATCGATCTGCAGGACTTCATCCTGTCGAACAAGTCGCTCGCCGGCACCGTATTCGGGTCGTGCAACCCGAAAGCCGACATCTTCCGGCTGGCCAGGCTCTACCAGACCGGGCAGCTCCTGCTCGACGAGATGATCACCCGGCGTTACCGTCTCGAGGACATCAACGAGGCTTACGACGACCTCCTGAACGGCAAAATCGTCCGGGGCATCATCGATTTCGGGATCGAGTAACTCCCCACCACGCTCGCCGGTCGTCATCCGTCCGTCGTCGTGACCCGCGTGGCGCATGGGCTTCCTCTCAATCGCAGAGTCTCGGTTTCGACCTTTGCCTATATCTTGATCGCCGGGATCAGCCTGCTGACATTCCAAGTTCGGTCACGTCGTGCGGACAGCGATGAGATCGCCATTGCGACAGCCGTGATAACAACCAGCACGACGATCGCTTGCCAGAGCCGGGCGTCGATGCCGCCGAGGATGAGCTGTCGAAGCCCGTTGACGCCGTAGGTCATCGGGTCGAAACGATGCAAGATCTGGAAGGGGCGTGACGTGGTCTCCACGGGGTACATGCCGCCGGCGCTGACGAGCTGCAGCATCAGCAGGGCCATGATCAACACGCGGCCTACCGCTGGACCGACAAGCGCGTTGATTGCCTGCGTCGCGGCCACGAATGCACCGGAGATAAGGATCATGAACGCCAGCATTGCCACCGGGTACGCCGCGTGCATACCGAGGGCGAATCGGACCACACAGTAGAGAATGATCGCCTGGAAAAGCGCGATCGCCGCCGCGGGCAGATAGCTCGCCAGCACCACGCGCAGGGCGAGCACCTCCGCGGCGATCGGACGGCTCTGCAGCGGCCGCAGCACCATCCACAACACCAACGCGCCGAAGAACAAGGCCAGCGTCAGGAAGAACGGAGCCATGCCGGTGCCGAAGTTGGGCGCGGCGTTCTCATGTGAGGCTTCGAGTTGCACTGGGCCACCGATGGTGTCCGCGACCGCATCCTTTTGCTGAGTCGTCCAGTTGGGCAACTGCTTGGCGCCGTCGGCAAGTTTGGTCGCCAGCTCGGCCGATCCCGCTTTGAGTTGATGTGCGCCGTCGTCGAGTTTCGCTATGCCGCCAGATAATTCGGCGTTACCGGAGGCGAGCTGCTGGGCGCCGTCGCGCAGTTGGGTGAGCTTGCTCGTCAGCTCCTGCCCCTTATTGCCGACTTGGTCGAGGGCAGCCCCCAGCGGGCTGCCGGGTGTGCGCAGCGAAGTGGTCATCGCGATCGCCGCGTTTTGCGCGTCGGTGAGCTGTTGGCGGATCTGCGGCGTGAACTGATGGCCCCGAAGCTGGTCCTGGACGCCGCGCAGGTTGTTCGCCAATGGATCCTGTCGGGCGGAGAGCTGATCGATCACCGACGACAGCGAGTTCGCGGCGGCGTCCTGCGCCGTGGCGATGGCACCGATCTGGTCGTTGGCCTGCTGCAGCGCGCTCGCACCCTGTTGCAGCTGCTGCGTGTTGCCGCCGACTTGCGACACGGCCCTGGTTATCGCGAGCAGGGGGTCGGTGGCCTGATTGATTCCGTCCGAGAGTTGCTGGGCACCGGCGGCAAGCCTCGCCGAACCAGAACGGGCGGTGTCAAGACCGGCCACCAGCTGACCCGCGCCGTCATCGAGTCGAGCTGCCCCGTCGGCAGCCTGCTTGATCCCCGCTCCAGACGAAACCACTATCGAAAGCATGTGATTGACCGCCTGTCCGGAGATCCGGTCGGACACGGCGTTGAGCACCTGGCTGATGGCGGTGCGACCGATGCTCGTCGAGATGTAGTTGTTGGCGTCGTTGTAGACGGCGATCAGGTTGGCTTTCTTGGGCTGCCCGGTCACTGGCGACGCGATCGCCGCGCTGAAATCGGGCGGCAATTCGACCATGAAGTAGTACTTCCCGTGGTCGACCCCGTTACGTGCTTCCGATAGGTCCACGACGTGCCAGTCCAAGCCGCCATCCGCGGTCAGGCTCTTGGCGATCTCTGCGCCGGCGTTGAACTGCTCCCCGGATACGACGGCGCCACGGTCCGAGTTAACCAGTGCCACCGGCATTTTGTTGGTGTGGCCGAAGGGATCCCAGAACGCCCACAGGTATAGCGCCCCATACACCAATGGCAGCAGCATCAGCACAACGATGGCCACGCGCGTCAATCGGTTGCGACCGAAACGCTTTATCTCCGAGCCGAATGCGAGTCCAGCCAGCATCGTCAATCCCCTTCGGTCAGGATGCGGTGATCGTGAAGTTCGTGGTCGGGCGCGTCCGCGCCCAGCGGATTGGTGACGCCGACGACAACAGTGCGGTCCTTTGCGATCGCGCCGAGCCGCTCCACCGCGATCGCTCGCCGGGAACTGTCGCGGACCTGTTCGAGGTCTCCGACCACCAGGATCGGTCGGTTCGACAGCAGGGCCAGCGTGATACGCAGCAAAAACAGCTCCAGGTCCGACAATTCAACGATGTAGGCACCCGACGGCGGCGGCGGTATTTCGCCGAAGACCTCCGTCAGCTCGACCTGACCGGCTTGCAGTGGCACCAGCGAATACCACGGCGCCAACCACCGGCGTTGCTCAGCCAGCACGGTCTCCACGGTCACCGACTCCTCCAGGTCATCGATGTCGGCGAAGGCCGCGATCGAGCAGTGTCGGCGAATCGCGTGCGGCGTCGCATCGCCGAACACGGTCAGCGTGCCGTGGGTGGCTTTGAAGCGCCCCGCGAGAGTCAACAGCAGCGTGGTCTGCCCCGGCCCGCCAGGCATCTGAATCGCGTGGAAACCCGGCGTGAACTCGAGATCGACACCCGAGAACAACGGTCCGTGCTCGCCGCTCACCCCTAATCCGGTGGCGACGATTACCGGCGCACTAGCGTCCGCCTCGTCTGTCGTATCCATCTGGGGCTCTCCCTAATCGCCGGAACCCGGAACCGATTCCAGCAGTGCGGTGATCAATTGCGTGAGCAGGTCCGGGTTTATGGTCCCGGGGCGCAAGACTTCTTCCATCGCGACGCCCAAATTGAGGGTGACGACCAGCTGGGCGAGGTCGGCCAGCCGCCGATCGGAGGGCACGGTCCCGGTCGCTTTGACGATGTGAAGAGCTTGGTCGGCGGCGGCACGACGGCGTTCGATCAGTCGCTCGCGAAGCTGCGGATCGCGCTGCGCGCGCAGCCAGTACTCAACCAACAGGACGTAATAGTCGGAATGGTCGCGAACCGAGTCGAGCACCGAACG
The DNA window shown above is from Mycobacterium sp. Aquia_216 and carries:
- a CDS encoding YhgE/Pip domain-containing protein → MLAGLAFGSEIKRFGRNRLTRVAIVVLMLLPLVYGALYLWAFWDPFGHTNKMPVALVNSDRGAVVSGEQFNAGAEIAKSLTADGGLDWHVVDLSEARNGVDHGKYYFMVELPPDFSAAIASPVTGQPKKANLIAVYNDANNYISTSIGRTAISQVLNAVSDRISGQAVNHMLSIVVSSGAGIKQAADGAARLDDGAGQLVAGLDTARSGSARLAAGAQQLSDGINQATDPLLAITRAVSQVGGNTQQLQQGASALQQANDQIGAIATAQDAAANSLSSVIDQLSARQDPLANNLRGVQDQLRGHQFTPQIRQQLTDAQNAAIAMTTSLRTPGSPLGAALDQVGNKGQELTSKLTQLRDGAQQLASGNAELSGGIAKLDDGAHQLKAGSAELATKLADGAKQLPNWTTQQKDAVADTIGGPVQLEASHENAAPNFGTGMAPFFLTLALFFGALVLWMVLRPLQSRPIAAEVLALRVVLASYLPAAAIALFQAIILYCVVRFALGMHAAYPVAMLAFMILISGAFVAATQAINALVGPAVGRVLIMALLMLQLVSAGGMYPVETTSRPFQILHRFDPMTYGVNGLRQLILGGIDARLWQAIVVLVVITAVAMAISSLSARRDRTWNVSRLIPAIKI
- a CDS encoding TetR/AcrR family transcriptional regulator; this translates as MLLGMSPVKPHRTRPTRGEVRDRILDAASKVFAAEGFDGATIDAVGQAAGFTKGAVYSNFESKDELFLALLDREFELRGEQFATVLDSSGGDTSLAANELSRSVLDSVRDHSDYYVLLVEYWLRAQRDPQLRERLIERRRAAADQALHIVKATGTVPSDRRLADLAQLVVTLNLGVAMEEVLRPGTINPDLLTQLITALLESVPGSGD
- a CDS encoding Zn-dependent alcohol dehydrogenase, translating into MKSRAAIVHDVGGPWSVEDFELDAPRAGEVLVEMAAAGMCHSDDHILKGDMSAPNEVLRSLGLPTMFPMIGGHEGSGVVREVGDGVTEFAPGDHVVMSFVAVCGQCRWCASGMEYICDMGAGVLTPGMPTDGTYRHHTAEGKPLGHLAKVGAFSTHTVVSTNSLVKIEPHLPLAPSALLSCAIPTGFGSVANRSNMRPGDTVVVIGVGGIGTGAIQGARVGGAAHIVAVDPVEFKQKSALQFGATHTAATALEAMDLVRDLTYGVMADAVVVSPSLIVAEDVRDAVRLTRKGGTCVLTGMTSQLTSSVKIDLQDFILSNKSLAGTVFGSCNPKADIFRLARLYQTGQLLLDEMITRRYRLEDINEAYDDLLNGKIVRGIIDFGIE